A genomic region of Zea mays cultivar B73 chromosome 6, Zm-B73-REFERENCE-NAM-5.0, whole genome shotgun sequence contains the following coding sequences:
- the LOC118472153 gene encoding uncharacterized protein: MQTSGKMPSVPAGDQGGFVPATDVMTEMIRVGASAAANADDATASSAGAAPVAAGLVAAVLGGPTAMRWNNNTFGFILRRMAQLLSDGSRPNKVFKDKDVNSVAKALKEYSGEAVSPTQVYNHLRKWRQKWSRVSKLKDLSGALWDSDSNAILLDQEHYLGHCQDHPKDAEFLNCPIRFYTDMEAIFSHDMATGKFALGSGEALGQTDVGEGSKATEIPSIAMGRKRKRGNFSEDEMLMLTNMSDAVNNVANAPRDTRPVHVYANLYLAVMEMPGYFEEALIVAYTFLLDNKAQGRGLVHMTEAHRNIWLRTFLAKNYYM, from the exons ATGCAAACCAGTGGTAAGATGCCTTCAGTCCCAGCTGGTGATCAGGGTGGGTTTGTCCCAGCTACTGATGTGATGACTGAGATGATAAGGGTTGGTGCTAGTGCAGCAGCTAACGCTGATGATGCTACTGCATCTAGTGCCGGTGCTGCTCCAGTAGCAGCTGGTCTTGTTGCTGCTGTTCTTGGGGGTCCTACGGCAATGAGATGGAACAACAACACCTTTGGATTTATTCTTAGGAGGATGGCTCAACTTCTTAGTGATGGTAGCAGGCCTAACAAGGTCTTCAAGGACAAGGATGTCAACTCTGTGGCCAAAGCCCTTAAGGAGTACAGTGGGGAGGCAGTGAGCCCAACTCAGGTGTATAACCACTTGAGGAAATGGAGGCAGAAATGGTCTAGGGTGTCTAAGCTCAAAGACCTTAGTGGGGCTTTATGGGATAGTGACTCCAATGCTATCTTGCTTGATCAGGAGCACTACCTTGGCCACTGCCAG GACCATCCAAAAGATGCAGAGTTCCTAAACTGCCCTATTAGGTTCTACACTGATATGGAGGCCATTTTTAGCCATGATATGGCCACTGGCAAATTTGCACTTGGTTCTGGTGAAGCCTTAGGACAAACTGATGTTGGAGAGGGTAGCAAGGCCACCGAGATCCCCTCCATAGCTATGGGTaggaagaggaagagagggaACTTCAGTGAGGATGAGATGCTTATGTTGACCAATATGTCTGATGCAGTGAACAATGTGGCTAATGCTCCTAGAGATACTAGACCTGTTCATGTGTATGCTAACCTCTACCTAGCTGTGATGGAGATGCCTGGCTATTTTGAGGAGGCACTGATTGTTGCCTACACCTTCCTCCTGGACAACAAGGCCCAAGGCAGGGGCCTTGTTCACATGACTGAGGCACATAGAAACATTTGGCTTAGGACCTTCCTAGCCAAGAACTACTACATGTAG